Within Amycolatopsis sp. FDAARGOS 1241, the genomic segment GCACGGTGCCCGAGGTGCCCGGGCGGCGCGCCGGTCTTTTCGTGATCGATCTCGACGGGACGATGATCGGCATGATCACATTCGATCGGCGGGACGCCACGCGTGCAGGACACCTCCGTCCGGAGGCCGGGGACGTCGAGCTCGGCTACCTGTTCCTGCCGCACGTGTGGGGACGTGGCTACGCGGCCGAGGCGTGCGCGGCGGCACTGGGCTGGTTCGCCGTCGCCCTTCCCGGCGAGCCGGTGGTGCTCTGCACCCAGACCGCCAACGACCGCTCCATGCGGCTCGCGGCGAAGCTGGGGTTCGCCGAGGTGGAGCGGTTCGAGGAGTACGGCGCCGAGCAGTGGTTGGGCGTGTGGTCCTCGGCCACGCCGTAACCTCTCACTGCGTGGAGATCTCGACCACGCGCCTGCGGGCGAGCACGGCGGTCACGTGGACGGTGACCATCAGCCGGTCGGTGGCGAACTGGGCGCTGCCGCCCGGGCCCGCCAGGATCTCGCTGAGGTCCTGCAGCACCCGGACCTTCGGACCCGGCGTCCGACACCGACACCGTGAAGGTTTGGCCGGCCATGGCGAAGTCGGCCTTGCCGCTGACCAGGACCTGGCACTTGCCCGACGCGCACGCGCCGAAGTCGCTGCCGTCGGTAGCCGGTGGGAGAGCGTCGGGCGGGGAATCGAGCGGGCGGCACCGCGGGGCGACGTCGTGGGACTGGGCCGGCACCGGCGTGCCGCGGGCGATCGCCGGCAGGTCCGGGGACGGCAGTGCGATGGTCATGATCACGCCGATCGTCTGCTGTGCCCGGGATTCACCTCGTCGACGGACTGGAACGCCGGCTCGGCCGACGGATCGACCGCGGGCAGTTTCGGCTGCATCGCTTGGAGCGCGGAGCGCAGGCTGGCGCGGTACTGGTCCGCGGCGGGGATGCCCCTGGGCTCGGCCATGCCGAGTGCGTCGACG encodes:
- a CDS encoding GNAT family N-acetyltransferase, encoding MTELGPVGWPPAPIRTERLVLRGSEARDRTAFLELFASPEVGTYVGGPRPRAELERTVPEVPGRRAGLFVIDLDGTMIGMITFDRRDATRAGHLRPEAGDVELGYLFLPHVWGRGYAAEACAAALGWFAVALPGEPVVLCTQTANDRSMRLAAKLGFAEVERFEEYGAEQWLGVWSSATP